The following coding sequences lie in one Rickettsiella endosymbiont of Rhagonycha lignosa genomic window:
- the epmB gene encoding EF-P beta-lysylation protein EpmB: protein MLQKNWQTSLKEVITDPTELLDKLELNPSLLAAAQRAAQLFPLRVPAGFVARMQKGNPYDPLLQQVLPLAAEEIISFGYSQDPLLEQSVNPLPGLLHKYHGRVLLTITGACAINCRYCFRRHFPYTENRAGGKAWQNILKYIEADASIREVIFSGGDPLLAPDDYLRKCADDLANIAHVNILRIHSRLPIVLPERISTEFLNWFPATRLQPVLVTHSNHANECDDSVQQAIEKLRLKKVYVLNQAVLLRGVNDNVAALVNLSERLFACGILPYYLHLLDKVQGAAHFAVPEEHAKQLIITLRDRLPGYLVPKCVYEQDGASSKLPVV, encoded by the coding sequence ATGCTACAAAAAAATTGGCAAACATCACTTAAGGAAGTTATTACTGATCCGACAGAATTGCTCGACAAATTGGAATTAAATCCTAGTTTATTAGCTGCAGCGCAACGAGCAGCACAATTATTTCCGTTACGCGTGCCCGCAGGCTTTGTGGCTCGTATGCAAAAAGGCAATCCTTATGATCCTCTATTACAACAAGTCCTGCCTTTAGCCGCAGAAGAAATAATCAGTTTTGGTTATAGCCAGGATCCTCTTCTGGAACAATCCGTTAATCCATTACCGGGTTTATTACATAAGTATCATGGCAGAGTATTGCTAACTATTACCGGCGCTTGTGCTATAAATTGCCGTTATTGTTTTCGCCGCCATTTTCCTTACACAGAAAATAGAGCAGGCGGTAAGGCTTGGCAGAATATACTGAAATATATTGAAGCGGATGCTTCGATTCGTGAAGTGATTTTCAGTGGTGGTGATCCTTTATTAGCGCCTGATGATTATTTGAGAAAATGTGCTGATGATCTTGCCAATATTGCGCATGTTAACATTTTACGCATCCACTCTCGTTTACCTATCGTTTTACCTGAACGTATAAGCACAGAGTTTTTGAACTGGTTTCCGGCAACACGATTACAACCGGTTTTGGTGACACATAGCAATCATGCGAATGAATGTGACGATTCGGTGCAGCAAGCAATAGAAAAATTACGCCTTAAAAAAGTCTATGTTTTAAATCAGGCAGTTTTATTAAGAGGCGTGAATGATAATGTTGCAGCCTTAGTTAATTTAAGTGAACGTTTATTTGCTTGTGGAATTTTACCTTACTATTTACATTTACTCGATAAAGTGCAAGGAGCTGCGCATTTTGCTGTGCCCGAAGAACACGCTAAGCAACTGATAATAACATTACGCGATAGATTACCGGGTTATTTAGTACCGAAATGTGTGTATGAACAAGATGGTGCTTCATCCAAATTGCCGGTGGTATAA
- the fumC gene encoding class II fumarate hydratase, translating into MSEKPKKTRLETDSMGPIEVPADHYWGSQTQRSLHHFDIGQEQMPLAVIHAFAILKKATAKANQELGLLTKDKADLIIQVADEIKSGQLDAEFPLRVWQTGSGTQTNMNVNEVIANRAIELAGGERGSKNPIHPNDHVNKSQSSNDTFPTAMYIAAVLAIAKQLLPALQTLYVALSEKVHEFKDIIKIGRTHLQDAVPLTLGQEFSAYVDQLESALANIEQTLPGLYQLAIGGTAVGTGLNTHPKFAELTAKIIAEETKLPFVSAKNKFSALAAHDALVFSSGALKTLACALMKMANDIRWLGSGPRSGLGELILPENEPGSSIMPGKVNPTQCEAMTMVCVQVMANDTAISMAGSQGNFELNVFKPLMIYNFLQSVDLLSSACQSFAHYCVKGLKANQAKIKHFLENSLMLVTALNPIIGYDKAAKIAHKALHEETSLRAACVSLGYLSAEEFDKAVDPKKMLGA; encoded by the coding sequence ATGTCAGAAAAGCCAAAAAAGACCCGACTTGAAACCGATAGTATGGGACCGATTGAAGTCCCTGCCGATCACTATTGGGGCTCTCAAACTCAACGTAGCTTGCATCATTTTGATATAGGTCAAGAACAGATGCCTTTGGCTGTGATTCACGCGTTTGCTATTTTGAAGAAAGCAACTGCTAAAGCCAATCAAGAATTGGGGTTATTAACCAAAGATAAAGCCGATTTGATTATTCAAGTTGCCGACGAAATAAAATCCGGACAACTTGACGCTGAATTTCCATTACGCGTTTGGCAAACTGGTAGTGGTACACAAACAAATATGAACGTGAATGAAGTGATTGCTAATCGCGCCATAGAATTAGCCGGTGGGGAACGTGGTAGTAAAAATCCTATACACCCCAATGATCATGTGAATAAATCACAATCATCGAATGATACGTTTCCGACGGCGATGTATATTGCTGCGGTATTAGCTATCGCTAAACAATTGCTACCAGCACTACAAACCTTGTATGTTGCTTTAAGCGAAAAAGTTCATGAATTTAAAGATATTATTAAAATCGGTCGTACACATTTACAAGATGCCGTGCCTTTGACCTTAGGCCAAGAGTTTTCGGCTTATGTGGATCAATTAGAATCGGCTTTGGCAAATATCGAACAAACATTACCGGGTCTTTATCAGCTGGCAATTGGTGGTACGGCGGTTGGAACGGGTTTAAATACGCATCCGAAATTTGCTGAGTTAACCGCAAAAATAATTGCTGAAGAAACCAAATTACCTTTTGTTTCCGCCAAAAATAAATTTTCCGCTTTAGCAGCACATGATGCATTAGTGTTTTCTAGTGGCGCTCTAAAAACCTTAGCCTGTGCGTTAATGAAAATGGCGAATGATATTCGCTGGTTAGGTTCGGGTCCGCGTTCAGGTTTAGGTGAGCTTATTTTACCTGAAAATGAACCCGGTTCTTCGATTATGCCGGGCAAAGTAAACCCCACACAATGTGAAGCGATGACCATGGTGTGTGTGCAAGTGATGGCAAATGATACAGCGATCAGTATGGCAGGTAGTCAAGGTAATTTTGAATTAAATGTATTCAAACCCTTGATGATTTATAATTTTTTACAATCGGTCGATCTATTAAGTTCGGCATGCCAATCATTTGCACATTATTGTGTTAAAGGTTTAAAAGCCAATCAAGCGAAGATTAAGCATTTTCTTGAAAACTCACTCATGCTAGTGACCGCTTTGAACCCTATTATAGGTTATGATAAAGCCGCTAAAATTGCGCATAAAGCATTACATGAAGAAACCAGTTTACGCGCAGCCTGTGTGTCATTGGGTTATCTCAGCGCTGAAGAATTTGACAAAGCTGTGGATCCGAAAAAAATGTTAGGTGCTTAG
- the dapF gene encoding diaminopimelate epimerase, which produces MKTEFTKMHLLGNDFVVIDAIQQNFKPSGKLIRLWANRQRGIGFDQLLLIEKPRPKSSHFYYRIFNADGNEVAQCGNGALCVAKFLLEKKLCTENTIHLMTMNNILELNIEKSGKVTANLGLPIFDPEKIPFISMSTPPIHPIETPFGRFDCCVLSLGNPHCVIQVNCLDQVPIEDLGTYLNQHPHPYFPQGSNVEFMKIRDPKQIDLRIYERGVGETQACGSGACAAVIAGHLLNRLAKKVNVKLPGGPLTVRWEGEGFPVFLRGNPVVVFQGDID; this is translated from the coding sequence ATGAAAACAGAATTTACGAAAATGCATTTATTAGGTAATGACTTTGTTGTCATCGATGCCATACAACAAAACTTCAAACCTAGTGGTAAATTAATACGCCTGTGGGCCAATCGACAACGTGGTATTGGCTTTGATCAATTGTTGTTAATTGAGAAACCTCGACCTAAGTCTTCGCATTTTTATTATCGAATTTTTAATGCGGATGGCAATGAAGTGGCACAATGTGGCAATGGCGCATTATGTGTTGCAAAATTTTTATTAGAAAAAAAACTTTGCACAGAAAACACTATCCATCTAATGACCATGAATAATATCTTGGAACTGAATATTGAAAAAAGTGGCAAAGTCACTGCAAACTTGGGTTTACCCATTTTTGATCCGGAAAAAATTCCTTTCATCAGTATGTCTACACCGCCCATTCATCCTATCGAAACACCTTTCGGCCGCTTTGATTGTTGTGTTTTATCATTAGGCAATCCACATTGTGTAATACAAGTAAATTGTTTAGATCAAGTACCTATAGAAGATTTAGGTACCTACCTTAATCAACATCCCCATCCTTATTTTCCGCAAGGTAGTAACGTTGAATTTATGAAAATTCGCGATCCGAAACAAATCGATTTGCGTATTTATGAACGTGGTGTCGGAGAAACTCAAGCGTGTGGTAGTGGTGCTTGTGCCGCTGTCATTGCTGGACATTTATTAAATCGACTCGCTAAAAAAGTCAATGTCAAACTACCTGGTGGCCCCCTGACTGTACGTTGGGAAGGTGAAGGTTTTCCCGTATTTTTGCGCGGTAACCCCGTCGTTGTTTTTCAAGGTGACATTGATTAA
- the lysA gene encoding diaminopimelate decarboxylase, with protein sequence MSFHYLNRELHVEEIPIATIMAKFGSPCYIYSQALLQRQWRAFDQLLQNAQICYAVKANSNLAILARLAKWGAGFDIVSGGELARVIQAGGNVKKTVFSGVGKTSEEIKTALQANIGCFNVESESELFRIEAIAKNLHKMASIALRINPNIDAKTHPYITTGLKETKFGMSANDALPLYRHAATSQHLKIQGISCHLGSQLTTLDPFLQAIEQLLDLAEQLKKENIELKTINLGGGLGFSYQQEKVPTPQEYCQQIVIALKKRNATLQLIIEPGRIITAQTGILVTKVEYLKANSDKNFAIVDAGMNDLIRPALYHAEQNIFPIIQRCDLPEKNYDVVGPICENSDFLGKNRQLAIQAGDYLAIMDSGAYGFSMSSNYNSRPRAAEVMADKNQSFLIRSRETLEQLWQNEKLLSTY encoded by the coding sequence ATGTCTTTTCATTATTTAAACCGAGAATTACACGTAGAAGAAATACCTATTGCAACTATAATGGCCAAATTTGGCTCGCCGTGTTATATCTATTCGCAAGCATTATTACAACGGCAATGGCGCGCATTTGATCAACTATTACAAAACGCGCAAATTTGTTATGCGGTTAAGGCTAATTCTAATCTTGCTATTTTAGCGCGCTTAGCAAAATGGGGCGCTGGGTTTGATATCGTTTCAGGTGGAGAACTCGCTCGTGTCATACAAGCGGGTGGAAACGTTAAAAAAACAGTATTTTCCGGCGTAGGTAAAACCAGTGAGGAAATAAAAACTGCTTTACAGGCAAATATTGGCTGTTTCAATGTTGAGTCTGAATCAGAATTATTTCGAATCGAAGCCATTGCAAAAAATTTGCATAAAATGGCAAGCATTGCCTTACGTATCAATCCTAATATAGACGCAAAAACCCATCCGTATATTACCACCGGTTTAAAAGAAACCAAGTTTGGCATGAGTGCAAATGACGCCTTACCACTTTATCGTCACGCAGCAACATCTCAGCATCTGAAAATCCAGGGTATTAGCTGTCATTTAGGTTCACAACTCACCACATTAGACCCTTTTTTGCAAGCTATTGAGCAATTGTTAGATCTTGCCGAACAGTTAAAAAAAGAAAATATTGAACTGAAAACCATTAATTTAGGAGGAGGCTTAGGGTTCTCCTATCAACAAGAAAAAGTTCCAACGCCACAAGAATATTGTCAGCAAATTGTAATCGCACTAAAAAAAAGAAACGCTACGTTACAATTAATCATCGAGCCAGGCCGCATTATTACCGCGCAAACTGGCATACTGGTAACAAAAGTTGAATATCTTAAAGCAAATAGCGATAAAAACTTTGCTATTGTTGATGCCGGCATGAACGATCTCATTCGCCCTGCGCTCTATCATGCTGAACAAAATATATTCCCTATAATCCAACGTTGCGATCTACCCGAAAAGAATTATGATGTTGTTGGACCTATTTGTGAAAACAGCGATTTTTTAGGTAAAAATCGTCAATTGGCTATACAAGCAGGCGATTATTTAGCTATTATGGATAGTGGCGCCTATGGTTTTTCTATGAGTTCCAACTATAATTCCAGGCCGCGCGCCGCAGAAGTTATGGCTGATAAAAATCAAAGTTTTTTAATTCGTTCACGTGAAACCTTAGAGCAATTATGGCAAAACGAAAAGCTTCTTTCTACATACTAA
- the lptM gene encoding LPS translocon maturation chaperone LptM, with protein MSTKNYRPIFYLSIVFFLTGCGQMGPLYLPDQKPPIYIPHHFAKSSS; from the coding sequence ATGTCAACAAAAAATTATCGACCTATTTTTTATTTAAGCATTGTATTTTTCTTAACCGGATGTGGACAAATGGGCCCATTATATTTACCTGATCAAAAGCCACCGATTTATATCCCTCATCATTTTGCTAAATCTTCATCATAA
- a CDS encoding DM13 domain-containing protein: protein MTKKANVRLLTACLLGFLAGLAAMLIVYPFIFPPPILNEKLIHAETKTLIAKGNFIHPNPKDFIHYGKGSVNVYKAKNQYEIFLNKDFKVGPGPAFHIFLSDAKNIKTNTAFKNSKKYDLGMLKSFQGSQIYSVPSHVNLSEIKSVVIWCVSFSQLITSADLKEPTL, encoded by the coding sequence ATGACTAAAAAAGCTAATGTTCGTTTATTAACTGCTTGTCTGCTTGGTTTTCTGGCTGGACTCGCAGCCATGCTTATTGTCTACCCTTTTATTTTTCCACCTCCTATCTTAAATGAAAAACTTATCCATGCTGAAACTAAAACTTTAATCGCTAAAGGGAATTTTATTCATCCCAATCCAAAAGATTTTATCCATTATGGCAAAGGGTCTGTCAATGTTTATAAAGCAAAAAATCAGTATGAGATATTCCTTAATAAGGATTTTAAAGTCGGTCCTGGGCCTGCTTTTCATATTTTCTTATCTGATGCTAAAAATATTAAAACCAATACTGCCTTTAAAAATTCAAAAAAATATGATTTAGGTATGTTAAAAAGCTTCCAAGGTAGTCAGATTTATTCGGTTCCAAGTCATGTCAATCTATCAGAAATAAAATCTGTTGTTATTTGGTGTGTTTCATTTTCCCAACTCATTACTTCGGCTGATTTAAAAGAACCTACTTTATAA
- a CDS encoding alpha/beta fold hydrolase → MENQKPLDYLEFNPIQTPSASIICLHGLGASGHDSANMARAVALSTGFRFVFPHAPVRPISLNGGVKMPAWYDIHGLTFGSPEDESGIRAAAQSLFELMQKEMARGIPASRIVLAGFSQGGAMALYTALRYPHALAGVLALSTYLPLHHFLEKEASDANKSTPIFMAHGDEDNVVAPALGEFSYNCLKKLAYRVQFNRYPIGHSVCPQEIMDITQWLQQRLQK, encoded by the coding sequence ATGGAAAACCAAAAGCCATTAGATTATTTAGAGTTTAATCCGATCCAAACTCCTTCTGCCAGTATCATTTGTCTACATGGCTTAGGAGCCAGTGGTCATGATTCGGCCAATATGGCTAGAGCTGTTGCCTTAAGTACAGGCTTTCGTTTTGTTTTTCCTCATGCACCCGTGAGGCCAATAAGTTTAAATGGTGGCGTAAAAATGCCAGCTTGGTACGATATACATGGTCTAACGTTTGGTTCGCCTGAAGATGAGAGTGGTATTCGTGCTGCTGCACAGAGTTTATTTGAATTAATGCAAAAAGAAATGGCACGAGGTATTCCTGCTAGTCGAATTGTTTTAGCAGGGTTTTCTCAAGGTGGAGCAATGGCATTATATACTGCTTTACGTTATCCGCATGCTTTGGCAGGTGTTTTAGCTTTATCAACCTATTTACCTTTACATCATTTTTTAGAAAAAGAAGCCAGTGACGCGAATAAATCAACACCTATTTTTATGGCACATGGCGATGAAGATAATGTGGTTGCACCGGCCTTAGGCGAATTTTCTTATAATTGCTTGAAAAAATTAGCTTACCGTGTGCAGTTTAATCGTTACCCAATAGGCCATAGTGTTTGTCCACAAGAAATTATGGATATTACGCAGTGGTTACAACAACGTTTACAAAAATAA
- the lepA gene encoding translation elongation factor 4 — protein sequence MQNIRNFSIIAHIDHGKSTLADRLIQVCGGLTEREMSEQVLDSMDLERERGITIKAQSVTLYYTARDGQRYQLNFIDTPGHVDFSYEVSRSLAACEGALLVVDAAQGVEAQTVAVCYTAVEQGLEVLPVLNKIDLPQADPETVIQEIEEIIGIPAQDAVRVSAKQGLGILELLERLIHVIPPPQGDVQQPLQALIIDSWFDTYLGIVSLVRIKNGRLKIGDKIQVMSTGRSYIVDKCGIFTPKRQEMEELNAGEVGFVIAGVKDIHGAPVGDTLTHTSKPASAPLPGFKRVHPQVFAGLFPVNTEAFTDFREALEKLSLNDSSLFYEPETSEALGFGFRCGFLGLLHMEIVQERLEREYDLDLITTAPTVVYEIVTTRGETLLVDNPADLPMANLIAVMREPIVLANILVPQTYLGAVITLCNERRGVQTKLLYTGKQVSIAYELPMSEVVLDFFDRLKSLSRGYASLDYHFIRFQEADLVKLDILINGDKVDALALVVHRSQSQYRGRQLVAKLRELIPRQMFEVALQAAIGGHIIARETVKALRKNVIAKCYGGDISRKKKLLEKQKAGKKRMKQVGRVEIPQQAFLAVLQLEKK from the coding sequence ATGCAAAATATTCGTAACTTTTCTATTATTGCTCATATTGATCATGGAAAATCGACCTTAGCCGATAGGTTAATACAAGTTTGCGGGGGCTTGACGGAAAGAGAAATGTCCGAGCAAGTACTCGATTCGATGGATCTAGAACGCGAACGCGGAATTACTATCAAAGCACAAAGCGTAACGCTTTATTATACTGCTCGTGACGGACAGCGTTATCAGTTAAATTTTATCGATACGCCAGGGCATGTGGATTTTTCTTATGAAGTATCGCGTTCTTTAGCCGCTTGTGAAGGGGCGTTGTTAGTCGTGGATGCCGCTCAAGGGGTTGAAGCGCAAACCGTGGCTGTTTGTTATACCGCTGTTGAACAAGGTTTAGAAGTTTTACCGGTATTAAATAAAATAGATTTACCACAAGCTGATCCAGAAACCGTTATTCAGGAAATTGAAGAAATTATCGGCATACCTGCTCAAGATGCTGTTAGAGTCAGTGCAAAACAAGGTCTCGGCATTTTAGAACTGCTAGAACGACTCATACATGTTATTCCACCACCGCAAGGTGATGTGCAGCAACCCTTACAGGCACTCATTATCGATTCTTGGTTTGATACTTACTTAGGAATTGTTTCTTTAGTGCGGATAAAAAATGGTAGGCTTAAAATAGGTGACAAGATCCAAGTGATGTCTACTGGACGCAGTTACATCGTGGATAAATGCGGAATTTTCACCCCAAAACGACAAGAAATGGAAGAATTAAATGCTGGCGAGGTGGGGTTTGTTATTGCGGGTGTTAAAGATATTCATGGTGCGCCGGTCGGAGATACCTTAACCCATACTTCGAAACCTGCCAGTGCGCCTTTACCTGGTTTTAAACGCGTTCACCCACAGGTATTTGCCGGTTTATTTCCGGTCAATACCGAAGCTTTTACTGATTTTCGCGAGGCTTTAGAAAAGCTCAGTTTAAATGATTCATCCCTGTTTTATGAACCTGAAACTTCTGAAGCCTTAGGTTTTGGTTTTCGTTGTGGTTTTCTTGGTTTGTTGCACATGGAGATAGTTCAAGAGCGTTTAGAACGAGAGTATGATCTCGATTTAATAACTACCGCGCCCACTGTTGTTTATGAGATAGTGACAACCCGGGGGGAAACATTACTTGTCGATAATCCTGCCGATTTACCGATGGCCAATTTGATTGCAGTGATGCGTGAACCTATCGTTTTGGCGAATATTTTAGTGCCCCAGACTTATTTAGGCGCAGTGATAACGCTTTGTAATGAGCGTCGTGGTGTGCAAACCAAATTACTTTATACGGGTAAACAAGTTTCTATCGCTTATGAATTACCAATGAGTGAAGTGGTTTTAGATTTTTTCGATCGCTTAAAATCTTTAAGTCGGGGTTATGCCTCTCTGGACTATCATTTTATCCGCTTTCAAGAAGCAGATTTAGTCAAGTTGGATATTCTAATTAATGGTGATAAAGTCGATGCCCTTGCCTTAGTGGTACATCGCAGTCAATCACAATATCGAGGCCGTCAATTGGTGGCTAAACTTAGAGAGCTCATTCCTCGTCAGATGTTTGAAGTCGCATTACAAGCCGCGATAGGTGGCCATATTATTGCAAGGGAAACCGTTAAGGCCTTACGTAAAAATGTTATTGCTAAATGTTATGGTGGCGATATTTCGCGTAAGAAAAAATTATTAGAAAAACAAAAAGCTGGTAAAAAACGCATGAAACAAGTGGGTCGAGTGGAGATACCACAACAGGCATTTTTAGCGGTGTTACAACTCGAGAAGAAATAA